A region from the Nonlabens sp. YIK11 genome encodes:
- a CDS encoding GLPGLI family protein, with product MKNFKWTALIVVCIAFAKANTLQAQENFKAIAHYIVQTKIDLKDDEDKQKEAKDEAEDARTSEIMAKLREAMSKGNQQEYVMEITPTESSYNKVVELAKPKKAGEISVSFTVNNGSTSSVYKDLKEQKYYKEDEIMGKEFLIVDDIPSYAWQPVNETKKIGNYTCYKATYTPVLTEEEKKEQEEKMEKASQGSLLAMIPEQDRTITAWYTPEIPISNGPGEYQGLPGLILEVQEANTVLLCTKIEINPEKDLDMKKPKSGKKINQKDFDELREKKMQERMERNGNKGFIITRTTSN from the coding sequence ATGAAGAATTTTAAATGGACCGCGTTGATTGTTGTTTGTATCGCTTTCGCGAAAGCGAATACATTACAAGCCCAAGAAAACTTCAAGGCCATCGCACATTACATCGTTCAAACTAAAATTGACCTTAAGGATGATGAGGATAAGCAAAAGGAGGCAAAGGATGAAGCCGAAGACGCCAGAACCTCTGAAATCATGGCCAAGTTAAGAGAGGCTATGTCTAAGGGTAATCAGCAGGAATATGTAATGGAAATCACCCCAACTGAATCTTCTTATAACAAGGTTGTAGAACTTGCCAAACCTAAAAAAGCTGGTGAAATAAGCGTGAGCTTTACCGTCAACAATGGATCCACAAGCAGCGTTTACAAAGACTTAAAAGAGCAAAAGTATTATAAGGAAGATGAGATCATGGGAAAAGAGTTTCTGATCGTTGATGATATACCATCGTATGCATGGCAACCTGTCAATGAAACTAAAAAAATAGGAAACTATACCTGCTACAAAGCCACCTACACACCTGTCCTTACCGAAGAAGAAAAAAAGGAACAGGAAGAAAAGATGGAAAAGGCCTCGCAAGGTAGTTTGCTAGCCATGATTCCTGAGCAAGACAGAACGATCACGGCATGGTACACTCCAGAAATCCCTATAAGCAACGGTCCAGGAGAATATCAAGGGCTTCCCGGATTAATTCTCGAGGTGCAAGAAGCTAATACGGTATTGCTATGTACAAAAATTGAGATCAATCCAGAAAAGGATCTTGATATGAAAAAACCAAAATCTGGTAAGAAAATTAATCAAAAGGATTTTGACGAGTTAAGGGAAAAGAAAATGCAAGAACGCATGGAGCGAAATGGAAATAAAGGCTTCATTATCACTAGAACCACTAGCAACTAG
- a CDS encoding alpha/beta hydrolase, translated as MKLKSVYLIIYPMLSFLFLSMNSCAIKKHTDIDYGSRISGITNHPDLNIFSSKNVTESLKPVLIFVYGGNWNSGRKGLYNYVGRNFAKHDMITVLPDYTKSPLVNVDQMTTQIATSIKWVRDNIAKYGGDPERIYLTGHSAGGHLVALAAMNPKYGIEQGTIQGIILNDAAGLDMATYLANHPPTADDDYLTTWTSDPEFWKQVSPINFINEKTPRIKIYAGSNTYNSIISSNQRFLEGLKEHQPGASIEWLDKSHIPMVSQLFWPWNDRFKEVRDFMNE; from the coding sequence ATGAAATTAAAATCAGTTTACCTTATCATTTATCCCATGCTATCTTTTCTATTTTTGAGCATGAATTCCTGTGCGATCAAAAAGCATACAGACATTGATTATGGCAGCCGCATCAGCGGTATTACAAACCATCCAGATCTCAATATTTTCTCCAGTAAAAATGTTACAGAGTCGCTCAAACCTGTTCTAATTTTCGTTTATGGTGGCAACTGGAACAGCGGCAGGAAAGGTTTGTATAATTATGTAGGTAGAAACTTTGCCAAACATGATATGATCACCGTCCTACCAGATTATACAAAAAGTCCGCTAGTCAATGTGGATCAAATGACCACACAAATTGCTACAAGTATCAAATGGGTGCGAGATAACATTGCTAAGTACGGCGGCGATCCAGAAAGAATCTACCTCACGGGTCATAGTGCAGGTGGTCATCTGGTAGCGCTCGCGGCCATGAATCCCAAATACGGTATCGAGCAGGGCACGATCCAGGGCATCATTCTCAATGATGCTGCAGGACTTGACATGGCAACTTATCTTGCAAACCATCCTCCAACGGCAGATGACGACTATCTCACGACTTGGACCAGCGATCCAGAGTTCTGGAAACAAGTGTCACCCATCAATTTTATCAATGAGAAAACGCCTAGAATCAAGATCTACGCCGGCAGCAACACGTACAATTCCATCATCTCCAGTAACCAGCGATTTCTGGAAGGATTGAAAGAACATCAACCTGGCGCCAGCATAGAATGGCTGGATAAATCCCACATTCCCATGGTGTCCCAACTGTTTTGGCCTTGGAATGATAGGTTTAAAGAGGTGCGCGATTTCATGAATGAGTAA
- a CDS encoding carboxypeptidase regulatory-like domain-containing protein, which produces MNKIILLIVSLFLTAIVAQAQSVKITGTVVDSLGTPVPMANIIAYGSNNTMGAFGITNTEGRYQLLNLKKDSTYVLKVSFLGLKPIEETVSKIQADMVKNFIMLDGADQLDAINLVYEMPVTIKGDTIVYNSDSFTNGTERKLEDVLKKLPGMEVNEDGDVQVEGKAVERVFINGKEFFEGDTRLATKNIPADAISKVEVLKNFNNVSQLKGIGNDQDRVAINIRLKEGKEKFWFGEITAAGGYGNDDVRYQVKPKAFYYSPDLSVNILTDFNNLGIPAFSFRDYSRFTGRSFSNTSDAGTDVGTGVGTSGFTTFRQNQAVNIESKFAAFNAAFKASESLDISGFAIFSKTLTDDNSVQNRLYDDAPNDDLDGGIQENVQNGSFQENDLAIFKLGADYKPNANFTLDYNGQVNITDIQETSNLISTRIQPVSGGGVENVVENIDQLDAQRPVVIDQSLNGYYTAGDRSIFSLESRYINQEEDPFYNAVRDQQNAQDPEPFNGRLGLTQADPYNINQNNLVQTSRLDAKVDYWYILNKISNINVTVGGIFAKQDYNSSIFQILDDQSRNDLTDPDLINYVTYNYDDIYAGLHYKLISGKFTFTPGFNYHNITTTDEQNNVTNEIKTSRILPDLDIRYDLKSSESLSFRYNETLNFSDVNNYAEALVFGNYNSLSSGNNQLEGAINDVFRLNYRNFNMFNYTTIFGGLTYTKQRDAIQNDFILDGINQISRPINSQFAQESYGGNGRFSREFGKVNASISAAMNFASFNNLIRGEVQELKNFTQTYSAGLRSNWDDGVNFDLNYSLNLQNVDQGLQVTNFTTNTFSLDADWQIGESLQLVAEYDLNLFSGDLDSQNYDFLEASLYYNKPDSKWEYKLAATNLTNTEAIVSASAGTGIIVSSTRQNFVLPRYVYLQVKYDL; this is translated from the coding sequence ATGAATAAAATAATACTTCTCATTGTGTCACTCTTTCTTACCGCAATAGTGGCACAAGCACAATCAGTAAAAATTACGGGTACCGTTGTGGATAGTCTAGGTACACCAGTGCCTATGGCAAATATTATTGCCTATGGCTCCAATAATACCATGGGAGCTTTTGGTATTACAAATACTGAAGGTAGGTACCAGCTTCTCAATCTCAAAAAGGACAGTACCTACGTACTCAAAGTTTCCTTTTTAGGCTTAAAACCTATTGAAGAAACGGTAAGCAAGATCCAGGCAGATATGGTCAAAAACTTCATCATGCTAGATGGAGCAGATCAATTAGACGCCATCAACTTGGTTTATGAAATGCCGGTAACCATCAAAGGAGATACGATAGTTTACAATAGTGATAGCTTTACTAATGGTACGGAGAGAAAACTCGAGGATGTTCTAAAGAAACTTCCTGGAATGGAAGTGAATGAAGATGGTGATGTTCAAGTAGAAGGTAAGGCTGTGGAACGAGTTTTTATTAACGGTAAGGAATTCTTTGAAGGCGATACGCGACTAGCTACTAAAAACATCCCAGCAGATGCTATTTCAAAAGTTGAGGTGTTGAAAAACTTCAACAACGTGAGTCAGCTTAAAGGCATTGGGAATGATCAGGATCGTGTTGCCATCAACATCAGACTCAAGGAAGGAAAGGAAAAATTCTGGTTTGGTGAAATAACAGCTGCTGGTGGATATGGAAATGATGATGTGCGTTACCAGGTAAAGCCTAAGGCATTTTACTACAGCCCAGATTTGTCGGTAAATATTTTGACAGACTTTAATAATCTAGGTATTCCAGCTTTTAGTTTTAGAGATTATTCACGTTTCACAGGAAGAAGTTTTAGTAACACCAGCGATGCTGGAACTGATGTAGGTACTGGAGTAGGCACATCTGGATTTACCACATTTAGACAAAATCAAGCAGTTAATATTGAAAGTAAGTTTGCCGCTTTTAATGCCGCTTTTAAAGCAAGTGAAAGTCTAGACATTAGTGGTTTTGCGATATTTTCCAAAACACTTACTGATGATAACAGTGTTCAAAACAGATTATACGACGATGCTCCTAATGATGATCTAGATGGTGGTATCCAGGAGAATGTCCAAAATGGGTCATTTCAAGAAAATGATCTCGCTATTTTTAAGTTAGGTGCAGATTATAAACCTAATGCCAACTTTACACTGGATTACAATGGACAAGTAAACATTACGGATATTCAGGAAACATCAAATCTTATCTCGACTCGTATCCAGCCGGTATCTGGCGGTGGCGTCGAGAACGTGGTAGAGAATATTGACCAATTGGATGCTCAACGTCCTGTGGTGATTGATCAAAGCTTGAATGGTTATTACACCGCTGGTGATAGAAGTATTTTCTCCTTAGAGAGTCGTTACATCAATCAGGAAGAAGATCCGTTTTACAATGCCGTTCGTGATCAACAGAATGCTCAGGATCCAGAGCCATTTAACGGTCGTCTCGGATTGACTCAAGCTGATCCCTATAACATCAATCAAAACAACCTCGTGCAAACCAGCCGTCTGGATGCCAAAGTGGATTATTGGTACATCCTCAACAAAATCAGTAATATCAATGTAACAGTTGGTGGAATTTTTGCTAAACAGGATTACAACTCCAGCATTTTCCAGATTCTTGACGATCAATCTAGAAATGATCTTACAGATCCAGATCTGATCAATTATGTCACCTATAATTATGATGACATTTATGCTGGCTTACATTACAAACTTATCTCTGGTAAATTTACGTTCACACCTGGTTTTAACTATCATAACATTACTACCACTGATGAACAAAACAACGTCACGAACGAGATCAAGACCAGCAGAATATTACCTGATCTAGATATTAGATATGATTTGAAGTCTTCTGAAAGCTTATCCTTTAGATACAACGAGACCTTGAATTTCTCTGACGTGAACAATTATGCAGAGGCATTGGTATTTGGTAACTATAACTCTTTGAGTAGCGGTAACAATCAACTGGAAGGTGCGATAAACGACGTCTTTCGTTTGAATTATAGAAACTTCAATATGTTCAATTACACCACGATTTTTGGTGGTTTGACTTATACCAAGCAGCGTGATGCGATTCAAAATGACTTTATCTTGGATGGTATTAACCAGATTTCAAGACCTATCAATTCCCAGTTTGCTCAAGAATCTTATGGCGGTAACGGTAGATTTAGTCGTGAATTTGGAAAAGTGAATGCTAGCATTTCTGCCGCCATGAACTTCGCATCCTTCAATAACCTTATTAGAGGTGAAGTTCAGGAATTGAAGAATTTCACCCAAACCTACTCTGCTGGATTACGCAGCAATTGGGATGATGGTGTCAATTTTGATCTTAATTACAGCCTCAATCTACAGAATGTTGATCAAGGATTACAGGTAACCAACTTTACTACCAACACATTTTCCCTAGATGCCGACTGGCAAATAGGTGAGTCGTTACAACTAGTTGCAGAGTACGATTTGAATCTATTTAGCGGTGACCTAGACAGCCAGAACTATGATTTCCTCGAGGCGAGCCTATACTACAACAAGCCAGATTCTAAATGGGAATATAAACTGGCAGCGACCAACTTGACTAATACAGAAGCGATCGTAAGCGCTTCTGCCGGTACCGGTATCATCGTCTCCAGTACAAGACAAAACTTTGTACTACCTAGATATGTATACCTGCAGGTGAAGTACGATTTGTAG
- a CDS encoding zinc metalloprotease: protein MKKIILSLFATALLIACSENTDVQEEVLINNDGVQTAELRKCFASENFDKMMLNPEYQKNVQLIEDQTQSYIADMELQAKKGKPGGKPSGGGGTPVGDNLGVVNIPVLVHVIYSNNAENISDAQINSQIAVLNQDFRKSNSDVNQVPSQFADLAADSEVTFTLAGVTRKASSRTSWGTNNAMKSSANGGVDVVDPANYLNIWVCNIGGGILGYAQFPGGSAATDGVVISPQYFGNTGSVSAPFDQGRTATHEVGHYLNLRHIWGDGRCNRDDFVSDTPTSDRANYGCPTYPTTNCRSADMTMNYMDYTNDACMYMFSSGQKARMRALFAAGGARESLIK from the coding sequence ATGAAGAAAATTATTTTATCCCTGTTTGCTACGGCGCTCCTTATCGCTTGTAGTGAAAACACAGACGTTCAAGAAGAAGTCTTGATCAACAATGACGGTGTGCAGACCGCAGAATTGCGCAAGTGTTTTGCCTCAGAAAACTTTGATAAAATGATGCTCAATCCAGAGTATCAAAAAAACGTTCAATTAATTGAAGATCAAACCCAATCATATATAGCAGATATGGAATTGCAGGCCAAAAAAGGTAAGCCAGGTGGCAAACCAAGTGGCGGTGGCGGTACTCCAGTCGGTGATAATCTAGGTGTTGTCAATATACCAGTCTTGGTACACGTGATCTATAGCAACAACGCTGAGAATATAAGCGATGCTCAAATCAATTCACAAATTGCCGTGTTAAACCAAGACTTTAGAAAGTCAAATTCTGACGTGAATCAAGTTCCTTCTCAATTTGCTGATCTAGCTGCAGATTCTGAAGTAACCTTTACACTTGCAGGAGTTACAAGAAAAGCGTCTTCAAGAACTTCTTGGGGAACAAATAATGCTATGAAGAGTTCTGCAAATGGTGGTGTTGACGTTGTTGATCCAGCCAATTACTTAAATATCTGGGTATGTAACATAGGTGGTGGCATTTTAGGATATGCACAATTTCCTGGTGGATCTGCAGCTACTGACGGTGTGGTAATCTCTCCACAGTATTTCGGAAACACTGGTAGTGTATCGGCTCCATTTGATCAAGGTCGTACTGCTACTCATGAAGTAGGTCATTATTTGAACCTACGCCACATTTGGGGTGATGGAAGATGTAACCGCGATGATTTTGTTAGCGACACGCCAACATCTGACAGAGCAAATTACGGCTGTCCTACATATCCTACAACCAATTGTAGAAGTGCAGACATGACGATGAACTACATGGATTATACAAACGATGCTTGCATGTATATGTTTAGTTCAGGTCAAAAAGCGAGAATGAGAGCGCTATTTGCCGCTGGTGGTGCGAGAGAATCACTTATTAAATAA
- a CDS encoding response regulator transcription factor yields MNSSKIKILLAEDEPSLAMIVKESLETRDFDVTLCEDGQKAYDSFLGNDFDLLVLDVMMPLMDGFELATKIRKNNPSIPIVFLTAKAQTEDVLKGFHVGGNDYLKKPFSMEELIVRIHNLLERKNVQQSADTFSIGRYLFNFPQQKLSFEENEPVKLTHRESHLLYHLIQNKNKVLDRSYILQKLWGSDDFFTGRSMDVFITKLRKKLAKDEALEIVNVRGYGYKLLCP; encoded by the coding sequence ATGAATAGTTCAAAAATCAAAATCCTTCTCGCTGAAGATGAGCCCTCACTCGCCATGATTGTCAAGGAAAGTCTCGAAACCAGAGATTTTGACGTCACTCTTTGTGAAGATGGTCAGAAAGCCTACGACTCCTTTTTAGGCAATGATTTTGATCTATTAGTACTGGACGTTATGATGCCCTTAATGGATGGTTTTGAACTTGCGACCAAAATCAGAAAAAACAACCCGTCGATCCCTATCGTTTTTCTAACGGCCAAGGCACAGACAGAAGATGTCCTGAAAGGTTTTCATGTAGGAGGTAATGATTATTTGAAAAAACCATTTTCTATGGAAGAATTGATTGTACGCATTCACAATCTTCTGGAACGTAAAAATGTACAGCAATCAGCTGATACATTTAGTATAGGCAGGTATCTTTTCAACTTTCCGCAGCAAAAATTAAGTTTTGAAGAGAACGAACCCGTGAAGCTTACACATAGGGAATCCCACTTGCTCTATCACCTTATACAGAATAAAAACAAGGTACTGGATCGCAGTTATATCTTACAAAAGCTTTGGGGCAGTGACGATTTTTTTACCGGCCGCAGTATGGATGTCTTTATCACAAAGTTGCGCAAGAAGCTTGCTAAAGATGAAGCTTTGGAAATCGTGAACGTTAGAGGTTATGGTTACAAATTGCTGTGCCCATAG
- a CDS encoding YqjF family protein: MSFLTSTWSYLPFANYKVLPALLKPYLPKGTQLDLRGDLADISLVGLRFENTRILNLPVPFHINFSEINLRFYVRQTGTNRRGVVFIKEIVDKPLITLVANKLYNERYDTMPLGFQLEANKELHHVHYKWKPKDWQEMGVTYEPAALSIEDGSNEQFILERYFGYSSYDPQTTYEYEVRHASWKHYKVTDHQINVNFEQTYGKEFAVLDTLEPNSVMMAHGSRISIENKRKL; this comes from the coding sequence ATGTCATTTTTAACCTCAACCTGGAGCTATCTTCCTTTTGCGAATTACAAAGTATTACCGGCACTTTTAAAGCCATATTTACCCAAAGGCACTCAACTGGACCTGCGAGGCGATCTGGCAGATATTAGTCTAGTAGGCCTGCGTTTTGAAAACACACGCATCCTTAATTTACCTGTTCCATTTCACATCAACTTTAGCGAGATCAACTTGAGATTCTATGTGAGACAAACGGGAACCAACAGGCGAGGCGTGGTTTTCATTAAAGAAATTGTGGACAAACCTTTAATCACGCTGGTAGCCAACAAACTCTACAATGAACGCTACGATACCATGCCGCTGGGTTTCCAGCTTGAAGCGAATAAAGAGCTTCATCACGTGCATTATAAATGGAAGCCTAAGGACTGGCAGGAAATGGGCGTTACTTACGAACCGGCTGCCCTTTCCATTGAAGACGGCAGCAACGAGCAATTTATCTTGGAACGATACTTCGGTTATTCATCTTATGATCCACAGACCACCTATGAATATGAGGTACGACACGCCAGCTGGAAGCATTACAAAGTCACTGATCACCAGATCAACGTCAATTTTGAACAGACCTATGGTAAAGAGTTTGCCGTGTTGGACACTCTAGAACCCAATAGCGTGATGATGGCTCACGGCTCCAGAATCTCGATTGAAAATAAACGGAAACTGTAA
- a CDS encoding sensor histidine kinase translates to MNHHKYRFLLVLISAVILITLGIQSYWVFKNYKESERQLERDIRTSFDLSVEDYYTTSAKRNTLSFFNEANEKWSESEFDSLLGNITTFAKKAKSSKKNNVKIDSIIPSQKGNDRLSKTPAENNIKAITVFKGLDADTAVYKKNEDLNLTRFFKSKSNGDSTSNAKVTNMSFTDDSEGQLSGQLKEVSDKIIFSFTTNVLDLESLDSLMSESLEKNNIDIDYGFKYNDGEDDFEVGNIAGSQIMDSKSPQLYKNTNLKLIYQGQEATLFKRNLVSILLSFILVCGIILCLFYLLFIIKKQKQLSLIKNDLISNITHEFKTPIATASAALEGVQNFTVTGDTEKSNRYLNVGREQLGKLNLMVEKLLETAMIDNERLSLQKTRFDLKMLLEESVKRFQSQTQKNIKFESDTTQIDFYGDEFHMENAINNLLDNAIKYGGNNITATISKKGQSLITKIIDDGTQLNNRNAKNLFEKFYRVTDGNKHHTKGHGIGLFYTKAIIEKHNGTINLTLKPTTFTIELPHE, encoded by the coding sequence ATGAATCATCATAAATATAGATTTTTATTAGTGCTGATAAGCGCCGTGATCCTAATAACTCTAGGTATCCAATCCTATTGGGTATTCAAAAATTATAAGGAAAGTGAGCGTCAACTAGAACGTGATATTAGAACGTCATTTGACTTGAGCGTTGAGGATTACTACACTACCAGCGCCAAAAGAAATACCCTTAGTTTTTTTAACGAGGCCAATGAAAAATGGAGTGAAAGTGAGTTTGACTCGCTGCTGGGCAACATTACCACTTTTGCAAAAAAGGCGAAGTCTTCAAAAAAGAACAATGTGAAAATTGACAGTATCATTCCCTCGCAAAAAGGAAATGACCGGTTGTCAAAAACTCCTGCTGAAAATAACATCAAGGCGATTACCGTATTTAAAGGTCTTGATGCAGATACTGCAGTCTACAAAAAGAATGAGGATCTAAATTTGACCAGGTTCTTTAAGTCAAAATCCAATGGTGACTCAACCTCAAACGCTAAGGTCACCAACATGAGTTTTACAGACGACTCTGAAGGCCAACTTTCTGGGCAATTAAAAGAGGTGTCTGACAAGATCATATTTTCTTTCACCACTAATGTATTAGATCTTGAATCGCTGGACTCCTTGATGAGCGAGTCGCTCGAAAAAAATAATATCGACATTGATTATGGTTTCAAATACAATGATGGTGAAGATGATTTTGAGGTAGGAAATATTGCAGGTTCACAGATTATGGACAGCAAGAGCCCACAACTATATAAGAATACCAATCTCAAATTGATATATCAAGGACAAGAGGCTACTCTATTCAAGCGCAACCTGGTGAGTATTTTGCTTTCCTTCATTTTGGTTTGTGGGATCATACTCTGCCTATTTTACCTATTATTCATTATTAAGAAACAAAAACAATTAAGCCTGATCAAAAATGATTTAATATCCAACATTACCCATGAGTTTAAAACGCCTATTGCCACGGCGAGCGCTGCCCTAGAAGGCGTACAGAATTTTACAGTCACTGGAGATACAGAAAAATCCAACCGATACCTGAACGTTGGGCGTGAGCAATTAGGGAAACTTAACCTTATGGTGGAGAAACTCTTGGAAACTGCCATGATTGACAACGAGCGACTGTCCCTTCAAAAAACGAGATTTGACCTCAAGATGTTATTGGAAGAGTCTGTCAAGCGTTTCCAGTCGCAAACTCAAAAGAATATCAAATTTGAAAGTGACACAACCCAAATAGATTTTTATGGAGACGAGTTCCATATGGAGAATGCCATCAACAACTTATTGGACAACGCCATTAAATACGGTGGAAATAACATTACCGCCACCATATCTAAGAAAGGGCAATCCCTTATTACAAAAATCATTGATGATGGCACACAACTCAACAACAGAAATGCCAAGAATCTTTTTGAAAAATTCTACCGCGTGACAGATGGCAATAAGCATCATACTAAAGGTCACGGTATAGGTTTGTTTTACACTAAAGCCATCATAGAGAAACACAACGGAACTATAAATCTAACCCTCAAGCCTACTACTTTCACCATAGAATTACCGCATGAATAG
- a CDS encoding GLPGLI family protein: protein MKNIILFVALIAVTTWSTAQDIYGEATYFSKASIDKSFLEGNRDISPEQRKRIEENLKKASEKTFILKFNRSESLWTEEVALATPGQSGGWGNFMGSSMGGDKYKDMTSNTFTEQRDMMGKTFLIKDDLPQLDWQITGETRQIGNYTAIKATAVKKNDALDMSAFRRRRDDNKKKEEDGETKLTDMIEKDENTTVTAWFTPQIPVQHGPAEYGGLPGLILELNANNTTMLCTKIILNPEDRSDIEPATKGEEIKLEAYNATFQQKMEEMSQRFRGRSRGRN from the coding sequence ATGAAAAACATCATACTTTTTGTCGCTTTGATAGCCGTGACTACTTGGTCTACTGCTCAAGATATCTATGGCGAGGCGACATACTTCTCAAAAGCTTCTATAGACAAAAGCTTTCTCGAAGGCAATAGAGACATAAGTCCAGAGCAGCGCAAACGCATCGAGGAAAACCTCAAAAAGGCAAGTGAGAAAACGTTCATCCTAAAATTCAATAGAAGTGAATCTTTGTGGACAGAAGAAGTGGCTCTAGCAACACCAGGTCAAAGTGGCGGCTGGGGAAATTTCATGGGAAGTTCCATGGGTGGTGATAAGTATAAGGACATGACATCCAACACGTTCACAGAGCAGCGTGATATGATGGGTAAGACTTTTTTGATCAAGGATGACTTGCCGCAGTTGGACTGGCAAATTACTGGAGAGACACGCCAGATAGGAAACTATACTGCCATTAAGGCCACTGCTGTTAAGAAAAACGATGCATTGGACATGAGCGCCTTTAGAAGAAGACGTGACGATAACAAGAAGAAGGAAGAAGATGGCGAGACTAAACTTACAGACATGATTGAAAAGGATGAGAATACCACGGTAACGGCGTGGTTCACACCTCAAATTCCAGTACAGCATGGTCCTGCAGAGTATGGTGGACTTCCTGGACTTATTCTCGAGCTAAATGCGAATAACACAACAATGCTTTGTACAAAAATTATTTTGAACCCAGAAGATCGCAGCGATATTGAGCCGGCGACTAAAGGAGAAGAAATTAAATTGGAAGCATATAATGCCACTTTCCAACAAAAGATGGAAGAAATGTCGCAGCGTTTTCGTGGTAGAAGTCGTGGTAGAAACTAA
- a CDS encoding DUF427 domain-containing protein, with amino-acid sequence MKAIWNNKVIAESDTTVVVENNHYFPKSSLKQEFFKPSDKTTSCPWKGTASYYSLEVEDKTNKDAAWYYPDPKMAAKEIEGHVAFWKGVEVTK; translated from the coding sequence ATGAAAGCGATCTGGAACAACAAGGTTATAGCAGAAAGTGATACAACCGTAGTGGTCGAGAACAACCACTATTTCCCAAAATCTTCATTAAAACAAGAGTTCTTCAAACCCAGCGATAAAACTACCTCTTGTCCCTGGAAAGGCACTGCCAGCTATTATTCATTAGAGGTTGAGGATAAAACCAATAAAGATGCCGCATGGTATTATCCAGACCCTAAAATGGCCGCCAAGGAAATTGAGGGACATGTGGCGTTTTGGAAAGGTGTTGAGGTTACTAAATAG